The following DNA comes from Rhodopseudomonas boonkerdii.
TTGTGCTATGGAGCCCTTCGGGCTGACTCTCGCTTGCTGAATTGAAGGACGACAATGCGTAAAATTCTCCTGGCCTTGACCGTGATCGCCGCATCTGCCTCGACCGGCGCATTGGCCCAGCAGACCCAAGGCCGCAGCGGCACCGAAGCTGAGCAAAAGGCCTGCACCCGCGACGTGCAGAAGCTTTGCCGCAACGTCATGGATCAGGGCGATCTGGTGATTCTGTCCTGCCTCAAGGAAAATCGTCCCAAGATCAGCAAGGCCTGCAACGACGTGCTGGTCAGCCACGGCCAGTAAGGGTTCCATCTCCCGATTATCCGGGCTCACGGCGCCTGCCGCGAGCCCGCCGGCAGCTGTTCCGGCCTGGCATGCGCTGCGGCCGAGGGTGGCATATTGGCATTGGTTTCGCTGGCCGATTTGGCCTATATGAGGGCGCAGACGGCTCGTCGGCCGGTATTTTTGAACCGCGACAGCGTCCACTTCACCCCAGTTTTCATTGAACGAAGCCGAGATTGATGACCCCTGCGAGCGAGCTGCGATCCGGCAAGACCGATCGTGACGAGAACTTCCCGGTCGCGTCGAGGATCATCCATTCGCGCCACCGGGCGCTGATTCTGGCGTTCTATAATTTCGTCCGGACCGCCGACGATATTGCCGATCATGCGCTGCTCGATGCCTCGACCAAGCTCGCGATGCTGGACGAGCTGGAGACGGGGCTGCTCGGCAAGCACGATGAGCAGGCCGAAGCGAATACGCTACGCGCTGCCTTCGCCGAGCGCGGCATGCCGCCGCGCCATGCGCTCGATCTACTCACCGCCTTCCGGATGGACGTGACCAAGCTGCGCTATGCCGATTGGGACGAACTGATCCATTACTGCTCGTTCTCGGCGATGCCGGTCGGTCGTTTCATGCTCGAGGTGCATGGCGAGGACAAGGCCACCTGGCCGGCTTCGGATGCCATCTGTGCGGCGCTGCAGATCAACAACCATCTGCAGGATTGTGCCAAGGATTATCGCGATCTCGATCGCGTCTACCTGCCGCAGGATATCATGCAGCGCCATGACGTCGGCGTCGAAGCGCTCGACAAGCCAAAGTCGTCGCTGGCGCTGCTCGCATGCCTGCGCGAGATCGTGTCTCGCAACGAGGCCTTGCTGCGCGAGGGCGACAGTCTGACGGTGCACATGGCGGACACGCGGTTTGCCTGCAACATCGCCGTCATCGAGAAATTCGCTTGGGAAATCTCGAAGCTGCTGCGGGTGCGCGATCCGCTGAGCGAGAAGGTGCATCTCTCCAAGGGCAGCATGGCCGGTCATGCGCTCGCGGCCATCGCGGGGTGCCTGTGGCGCCGCGCGACCACATCCGTTCCGCTCTCGCGTCCGGCGGCGGGCAAATGAACCAGATGAATACCCAGACCGAGACCAGCGAAGCCCAGGGCGTCGCCGCGGGCAGCTCATTCTACGCGGCGATGCGTATCCTGCCGCGCGAGCAGCGCGACGCCATGTTTCAGATCTACAGCTTTTGCCGTCAGGTCGACGACATCGCGGACTCGCATGAGCCGCGCGAGCTGCGGCTCAGCCAGATGCAGCAGTGGCGCGAGGACATCGAAGCGCTTTATGCCGGCAACCCGCCGCCGCGCGTGCGCGACTATGTCGAGCCGATCAAGCGTTTCGGCATGCTCAAGGAAGACTATCTCGCCGTCATCGACGGGATGGAGATGGATATCCCCGCCGACATCCGTGCGCCGGATGAGGCAACCTTCGATCTCTATTGTGATCGCGTGGCGAGCGCGGTGGGCCGGCTGTCGGTGAAGGTGTTCGGCATGCCCGATGAGGACGGCGTGCTGCTCGCCCATCATCTCGGCCGCGCGCTGCAGATCACCAATATCCTGCGCGATATCGATGAAGATGCCGCGCTCGGTCGTCTCTATCTGCCGCGCGAACTGCTCTATCATGCCGGCATCACCTCCAGCGACCCGCAGGTGGTGATCAAGGAGAAGGCGCTTCCGAAGGTGGCTGCACCTCTCGTGCGCCGGGCTCAGGAGCATTTCAAGAAGTCTGACGAGATCATGGCCCGTAACAGGCGCCGCGCCGTGCGTGCGCCGCGGATCATGTCGAAATACTATCACGCCATCCTGGAATTGCTGGTGAAACGCGGCTTCGCTCTGCCGCGCGATCCCGTTCGTCTCGGCAAGGCCTCCAAGATAGCGATCCTGCTGCGATACGCGATCATCTGATGTCCAAAACCGCCCATATCATTGGCGCCGGCGTGTCCGGCCTTGCCGCTGCTGTCAGTCTCAGCAATGCCGGTTACCAGGTCCACGTGCATGAGGCGACCCAGCAGGCCGGTGGCCGCTGCCGCTCCTATTTCGATGCGCAGACCGGACTCACCATCGACAACGGCAATCACCTCGTCCTGTCGGGCAACAGCCATGTCCTCAACTATGCGAAGTCGATCGGCACCGAAGCTGGCCTCGTCGGCCCGGCGCGCGCCCTATTCGCCTTCGCCGATCTTACATCCGGCAAGCGCTGGCAGCTCGATCTCGGTGACGGCCGCATTCCGACCTGGCTGTTCGATGCATCGCGTCGCGTGCCCGATACGTCGGTCGGCGATTATTTCGCGCTGACGCCGCTGCTCTGGGCCGGCAATGACAAGCTCGTTGGCGACACCATCAAATGTGAAGGCGTGCTCTACGACCGCCTCGTGCAACCGCTGCTGCTCGCGGCACTGAATGTCGATCCGCCAGAAGGCTCTGCCGGTCTTGCCGGCGCCATCGTGCGCGAGACCTTGCTGGCGGGCGGGCAGGCGTGTCGCCCGTTGATTGCGCGCTCCGGCCTCAGCGACGTGCTGGTCGAACCCGCCGTCGAGATGCTGCGCAAGAAGGGTGCCGGCGTTCACTTCGGCCACGAGTTGCGCGGCTACACCATGGCCGGGGAGCGTGTCAGCGAATTGAAGTTCGGCGAGGGCGATGTGATCGCGCTCGGTGCCGAAGATGTGGTGATCATGGCCGTGCCGGCATGGTCGGCGAAGAACCTGCTTCCAGGCGTCAAGACGCCGACGGAAATGCGCGCTATCGTCAATGCGCATTTTGCCTACGTGCCGCCCCCGGGCCAGGCGCCGCTGGTCGGTGTCGTCGGCGGCATCGTCGAATGGCTGTTCGCCTTCGACAATCGTTTCTCGATCACCATCAGCAATGGCGATCGTTTCGTGAATCTGCCGCGCGAACAGTTCGCGCAGCAGATCTGGGACGAGATCTGTCAGGTCTCGAACATCAAGGCGCCGTTGCCAAAATGGCAGATCGTGCGTGAGCGCCGCGCGACCTTTGCGGCGACGCCGGCGCAGAACGCCTTGCGCGCCGGAACCCGCACCGAATTCAAGAACCTGTTCCTTGCCGGTGATTGGACCGATACCGGCCTGCCGGCGACCATTGAAGGCTCGATCCGCTCCGGCGATCGTGCCGCCGATATGGCACTGGGGAAGATCTGAACGGAAACACACTCAGTCGCCCAACGTTACGACGCGTACGGAGATCAATCGAACATCATGGCCTCGACCACTTCTGAACTCACCATCGACAGGGCGAAGCTGGAAGGCAGCATCGCATCGGCCAAGAAGAGCCTGCTGGATTTCCAGCAGAGCGATGGTCACTGGGTGTTCGAGCTCGAAGCCGATGCCACCATTCCGGCGGAATATGTGCTGATGCGGCACTTCCTTGCGGAGCCGGTCGATGCGGAACTGGAAGCCAAGATCGCGAACTATCTGCGCCGCATCCAGGGCGCGCATGGCGGCTGGCCGCTGGTGCATGACGGTCCGTTCGATATGAGCGCGACCGTGAAGGCCTATTTCGCGCTGAAGATGATCGGTGACGACATCGACGCGCCGCATATGAAGCGGGCACGCGAGGCGGCGCTGGAGCGGGGAGGCGCCATCAACGCTAATGTCTTCACGCGTTTCCTGCTGTCGATGTTCGGCGTAACTACCTGGCGCAGCGTTCCCGTGCTGCCGGTCGAGATCATGCATCTGCCGGCGTGGTTTCCGTTCCACCTCAACAAGATGTCCTATTGGGCGCGCACCACCGTCGTCACTTTGATCGTGCTGGCGGCCAAGAAGGCGCGGGCCAAGAATCCGAAGGGCGTCGGCATCGACGAACTGTTCCTGCAGGATCCGCGCACGATCGGCACGCTGGCCCGCGCGCCGCATCAGAATCGCGGCTGGTTCGCGTTCTTCACTGCTATCGACAAGCTGCTGCGTGCTGCCGAACCTTATTTTCCGAAGAAGTTTCGCCAGAGCGCCATCGATAAGGCTGTCGCCTTCTTCGAGGAGCGGCTGAACGGCGAGGATGGCATCGGCGCCATTTTCCCGCCGATGGCCAATGCCGTCATGGTCTATGACGTTCTCGGCTATCCCGAGGATTATCCGCCGCGCGCCGTCCAGCGCCGCGGTATCGACAAGCTGCTCGTCATCCACGAGCATGAAGCCTATTGCCAGCCCTGCGTTTCGCCGGTGTGGGATACCGCGCTGACGGCCCATGCGATGCTGGAGACTGGCGGCGAGGATACGTTCGCGCAGGCCAAGCGCGGCCTCGACTGGCTGGTGCCGCGGCAGGAACTCGAAGTGAAGGGGGACTGGGCGGACAAGCGTCCGGACCTCCGTCCGGGAGGCTGGGCGTTCCAGTACAACAACGCTCATTATCCCGATCTCGACGACACGGCCGTGGTCATGATGGCGATGGATCGTGCGCGCCGGCAGACCGGCACGAAGGATTACGATCAGGCGATCGATCGCGGCAAGGAGTGGATCCTTGGCATGCAGAGCAGCGACGGCGGCTTCGCGGCTTTCGACGTCGATAACCACTATCACTACCTGAACAATATTCCGTTCTCCGATCACGGCGCTCTGCTCGATCCGCCGACCGAGGATGTGACCGCGCGCTGTGTCTCCATGCTGGCGCAGCTCGGGGATACGGTCGAGAGCTCGAAGCCGCTGGCGGATGCGGTTGCCTATCTCCGCCGCACCCAGCTTGCGGAGGGCTCGTGGTACGGCCGCTGGGGGCTCAATTACATCTACGGCACCTGGTCGGTGCTGTGCGCGCTCAACATGGCCGGCGTGAACCATCAGGACCCGGCGATGCGCAAGGCTGTCGCCTGGCTCTATTCGATCCAGAACGAGGACGGCGGCTGGGGCGAGGATGCGGTCAGCTACCGTCTCGACTACAAGGGCTTCGAGGGGGCCCCGTCCACAGCCTCGCAATCGGCATGGGCTTTGCTTGCATTGATGGCGGCTGGAGAAGCCGACAATCCGGCGGTGGAACGCGGAATGCGATACTTAATGGCCACACAGAACGAAAAAGGGTTGTGGGACGAGGCCCGATACACCGCCACCGGCTTCCCGCGCGTATTTTATCTGCGATATCATGGCTACTCAAAATTCTTTCCGCTCTGGGCGTTGGCGCGGTTCCGGAATTTGCAGAGCACCAACAGCAGGACGGTCGGAGTCGGAATGTGATCTTGGGTGATGGGGGCATTTCCGCTGCGGCGACGTCGTCCGCGATGATGTCGGCCGATCCGCGGCCGGTATTGATCGTGACGGGGCTGGTCCAGGAAGCGAAGATCGCGGCCGGGCCCGGGATGACGGTCATCTGCTCGTCCAGCGATCCGGTTCAGCTCCGTAGCCTGCTCGCCGATATCGATCCCCTCAGCGTTCGAGGCGTCATCTCCTTCGGTGTCGCCGGTGGCCTCGATCCCGCCCTCACGACGGGCACCGTCGTTCTGGCCACTGAGGTGGTCGCCGCCGGTCAGGTCTGGCCGGCGTCCGAACAGCTCAGCGCCGAGCTTCTGGCAGGTTCCGGCGTTGGCAATCAGAAGGTTGTGCGCGGCGGTCTGGTCGGCGTCGAGAAGGTCGTCACCGGGCAGGCCGGCAAGGCCGCCTTGCGGTCGGAATTCGGCGCCTCGGCCGTCGATATGGAAAGCCATATCGCCGCTGAATTCGCGGCGCTGGCCGGTTTGCCCTTTGCCGCTCTGCGTGTGGTCAGCGACCCCGCGACCCGCGCGCTCCCGGAGATTGCCACCACCGCCATCAAGCCGAATGGCGATGTCGATCTGCGCAAGGTTCTGCGCGGCATCGCTCGTAATCCGCTGGTGATCCGCGCGCTGGTCTCGACCGGCCGCGACTTCAACCGTGCGCTGCGCAGCCTGAAGGATTGCCGTAGCTATTTGCTGAGCAGGATTGGTCTGGCGGCGGAAGCGTAATCTCAGTCCCTCATGGTGAGGAGGCGCACAGCGCCGTCTCGAACCATGAGATGGCTTGGCTCGGAGTTCTGCGGCCATCCTTCGAGACGCCGCTACGCGGCTCCTCAGGATGAGGGTGGAGCAGGGGCAACCCCAACAAAAAGGGCGAGATCTGAATCGCGCCCTTTTGCTGTCCGTATATGAAAAGCGCCTTATGCGGCGGTCGAAGCCGAGGCAGCTTCCGCCTTCGCGGCAGCCTTTGCAGCGGCGGCTTCGGCTTCTTCCTTGCGGATATCCGACAGGCGCTTCTGCACTTCCGACGAAAATACGTACTGCGCCGGGCGCTGCTTGCTGAGATCGATTTCCGGCGCCATCGGGCCTTCGGTCTTCACGCCGCGCAGCGCAACCCACATGGCCTTCAGCGGATTGGTGAGGGCTGCATCGGCCGCGGTCGGCTCGTAGCCGCAATGAGCCATACAGTCGGCGCACTTCTCGTACTTGCCGGTACCGTAGGTGTCCCAATCGGTGGTGTCCATCAGCTCCTTGAAGGTCTTGGTATAGCCTTCACCGAGCAGGTAGCAGGGCTTCTGCCAGCCGAAGATGTTGCGCGCGGGCATGCCCCACGGCTTGCATTCGTATTCCTGATTGCCGGCGAGGAAGTCCAGGAACAGGCCGGAATGCATGAAGTTCCACTTCTTGCCCTTGCCGAGCGCGAAGACGTCGCGGAACAGCTTCTTGGTCTTCTTGCGGTTCAGGAAGTGCTCCTGATCCGGTGCACGCTCATAGGCATAGCCGGGCGACATCGAGACGCCGACGCCGAGCTCCACGGTGAAGTCCAGGAATTTTGCGATCTCTTCGGCTGAATGGCCGTCGAAGATGGTCGCGTTGACATTGACGGTGAAGCCACGGGCCTTGGCGGCCTTGATTGCGGAGACGGCCTTGTCGAACACGCCTTCCTGCGACACGGCCTTGTCGTGGTGGTCCTTGAGACCATCGAGATGCACCGAGAAGAACAGGTAGGGCGAGGGCTCGAACAGGTCGAGCTTCTTCTCCAGCAGCAGCGCGTTGGTGCAGAGCGAGACGAACTTCTTGCGCTCGACCAGGCCGCGCACGATCTCGCCGATCTCCTTGTGGATCAGCGGCTCGCCGCCCGGGATCGCAACCATCGGTGCGCCGCATTCCTCGGCGGCTTCCCAACATTCCTGGGCCGACATGCGGCGATTCAGGATCGCATTTGGATAGTCGATCTTGCCGCAGCCGACGCAGGCCAGGTTGCAGCGGAACAGGGGTTCCAGCATCAGCACGAGCGGATAGCGCTTCCGGCCCAGCAGCTTCTGCTTCATCAGATAGCCGCCAATCTTGATTTCTTTGAAGAACGGAATTGCCATTACAGTTTTCTTTCTGGGCATCTTCACTAAAGAAGGTTGATCAAACCGCGGTCAGTTCAGCGGGTAGTCGAAATTCAATCGTCTCTTCGCGTCCTGGCAGAACCGATACCGAAACCGGCCCGATGCGCCGCAGGGTTTCAATCACGTCGTCTACAAGCACTTCTGGCGCCGAAGCGCCAGCCGTTATGCCGACAGTCCGCGCGCCCCTTAACCATTCGGGGTTCAGCTCGCTGCCATCGGCGATGAGGTAGCTCGCGACACCGACTTCCGTTCCAATCTCTCGGAGTCGGTTGGAATTGGAACTGTTGGCCGCCCCCACGACCAGGATCACGTCCACGAGCCGGCTGAGGTCTCTTACCGCAGATTGGCGGTTTTGTGTCGCATAGCAGATATCGCGGGTGTCCGGGCCCTGAATATCGCTGAATTTCGCCTGTAACGCGGAAATGATGTCCCGTGTGTCATCTACGCTCAACGTCGTTTGCGTGATGTAGGCGACCGGTTCGTCCACGGGAATCGTCAGCGCGGCCACATCGGCGATGCTCTGGACGATATGAATAGGGCCGGGAACCTGTCCTATAGTACCGTCGACTTCCGGATGCCCCGCATGGCCGATGAGAATGACCGTTCGGCCCTTGGCGACGTAGCGCTTTCCTTGGTTATGGACCTTGGCGACGAGCGGGCAGGTGGCGTCCAGAACCGGCAAGCCGCGGGCCTCGGCTTCTTCCTCGACGGTGCGGGCGACGCCGTGGGCGCTGAAGACCGTCATGGCGTGGTCAGGTACCTCTGAGAGTTCCTCGACGAAAATAGCGCCCTTCGATTTCAACGTTTCGACGACATGCCTATTGTGCACGATCTCGTGTCGCACATACACCGGCGCGCCATAGCGCTCGAGCGCTCGCTCCACGATCTCGATGGCTCGCACGACGCCTGCACAGAATCCGCGCGGCTGGGCCAAATAGATCTCCAAGGGGCGGGGGCGATCAAGCACGAGAGACAGAGTCCATCACGAATTCCGACAAACAATAATTGTGTACCATAATCAGGGACATATCCAGCCCGGCCAAGTATTTGAGCCGTTCTGTGTGACAAAAATCACTCAGTATGCAACACCCGGCGGGAACAGGGTTCCTGAACGCGGGTTAAGGCTTAAACCTTTACGATATCTCGGATTTAGGCCAAAGAATGCTGCGAAATTTCAACAGTTCGTCACTTTACCCCGCGCGTTGACCCCGATAACAGGACGTCGCAGCTCTCAATCAATTCCACCTCACGTTTTGTGCCATCGCGTCACGTTGCTGATAGCGCATCCGTTCGGCTACGAAGCCATCCTTTGCGGAACCCACCGAAGCGCGCCGCATTCATTGCGAGCCCCGTCCAGATAGAAAGATAAAGCGTGCTGACAAAAGTCGTCGTCTCGATCGTGAATTTCTGCACCCGATTCGCGCTTCCGGTGGTGATTGTCGGTGTGCTGCTCTCGATCGCGTCCGCCTGGTATTCGGCCAAGAATTTCTCGATCAACACCGACATCAATAAGCTGATCTCGCCGAATCTGGACTGGCGTCAGCGCGACATGGCCTTCGACAAGGCATTCGATCAGGAGCGCCTGATCATTGCCGTTGTCGAGGCGCCGACGCCGGAATTCGCCAATGCAGCGGCGAATGCTCTTGAGAAAAAGCTCGCTCCCAACAAGAAGAACTTCGATTCCGTTCGCCGTCTCGACGGCGGCGAGTTCTTCGAGAAGAACGGCCTGTTGTTCCTGCCCACCAAGGAAGTGCAGGGGCTGACCGGTCAGTTCGAACAGGCTGCGCCGCTGCTCGAAATCATGGCCGGCGATCCCAGCATCCGGGGCCTCACCGGCGCACTCGAAACCGGTCTCATGGGCATTCGCCGCGGCCAGCTCCAACTCGACAGCGCAGCCGGCACATTCGACACGGTCGCCGCGACGATCGAAGACGTCCTGAAGAACGGTAAGGGCACGTTCTCCTGGCGTGGCCTCGTCAGCGACAAGCCGCTGACTGATTCTGACAAGCGCGCCTTCATCGAGGCGAAGCCGGTGCTCGATTTCGCGGCGCTGGAGCCCGGCAAGGATGCAACCGACGCCATCCGTCAGGCTGCCGTCGATCTGAACATCGCGGGAGAATACGGCGCGCGGGTGCGTCTTACCGGTCCGGTTCCGATCGCCAATGAGGAATTCTCCACCGTACAGGACGGCGCGGTGCTCAATGGCGTCGTTACCGTCCTGCTGGTGCTTGGTATCCTCTGGCTGGCGCTGCATTCGGCAAAGATCATCGGTGCGGTGTTCGTCAACCTGTTCGTCGGTCTCGCCATCACCACAGCCCTTGGCCTGATGATGGTGGGCTCGCTGAACCTTTTATCGATTGCGTTCGCCGTTCTATTCGTCGGTCTCGGCGTTGATTTCGGCATTCAGTTCAGTGTCCGCTACCGCTCCGAGCGCTACAAGAAGGATGATCTCCGCGGAGCTCTAGCCAGCGCGGCCAATTATTGTGCCGTGCCGTTGTCGCTGGCCGCCTTCGCCACCGCCGCAGGCTTCCTTTCCTTTTTGCCGACCGACTACAAAGGTGTATCCGAACTCGGCAAGATCGCCGGTCTCGGCATGATGATCGCATTCATCACCAGCATCACCATGCTCCCGGCGCTGCTCGATCTTCTGAATCCCGCCGGCGAGAAAGAGCCTGTCGGTTACGCCTTCCTCGCGCCAGTCGATCGTTTCCTCGAGGAGAAGCGCTACTGGATCATTGGCGGCACGCTAGCCGTGACCCTTGCGGGCCTGCCCCTGCTGGCCCACCTGCGTTTCGATTTCAATCCAATCAATCTGCGCAATCCGCATGTCGAATCGATCGCCACGTTCCTCGATCTGCGCCGCGACCCCAACACCGGCGCGAACGCCGTGAATGTGATGGCGCCCAACGAAGCTGGTGCGAAACAGGTTGAAGAGCGTCTGTCCAAGCTGCCGGAAGTCGCGCGTACGATTTCACTCGACAGTTTCGTACCGCAAGATCAGCCGGCCAAGCTTGCCGCCATTCAGGCTGGCGCAAAGGTGCTGGAGCCTGCGCTCAATCCGGAGTCTGTCGATCAGGCGCCGACCGATGCTGAGAATGTGACCGCGCTCAAGGATTCGGCTGCAAGCCTGCGCAAGCTCGCAGGCAATCAGACCGGCCCTGGCGCGGTCGCTGCCAGACGGCTCGCGGATGCGCTTGCCAAGACCGCCGATGCCAGCGAGGCCGTGCGCAATCAGGTGCAGGCGACCTTTGTCGTGCCCCTGAAGATCGCTCTCGCGCAGCTTCGCAATCTCATGCAGGCAGCGCCGGTCACTCTCGACAATCTGCCGCCCCAACTCGTGAACTCCTGGAAGACCAAGGATGGCCAGATTCGCGTCGAGGCGCAGCCGAGCGGTGATCCCAACGACAATGATACGCTCCGCAAATTCGCCGATGCGGTGCTGAA
Coding sequences within:
- the hpnC gene encoding squalene synthase HpnC, with protein sequence MTPASELRSGKTDRDENFPVASRIIHSRHRALILAFYNFVRTADDIADHALLDASTKLAMLDELETGLLGKHDEQAEANTLRAAFAERGMPPRHALDLLTAFRMDVTKLRYADWDELIHYCSFSAMPVGRFMLEVHGEDKATWPASDAICAALQINNHLQDCAKDYRDLDRVYLPQDIMQRHDVGVEALDKPKSSLALLACLREIVSRNEALLREGDSLTVHMADTRFACNIAVIEKFAWEISKLLRVRDPLSEKVHLSKGSMAGHALAAIAGCLWRRATTSVPLSRPAAGK
- a CDS encoding MMPL family transporter; the encoded protein is MLTKVVVSIVNFCTRFALPVVIVGVLLSIASAWYSAKNFSINTDINKLISPNLDWRQRDMAFDKAFDQERLIIAVVEAPTPEFANAAANALEKKLAPNKKNFDSVRRLDGGEFFEKNGLLFLPTKEVQGLTGQFEQAAPLLEIMAGDPSIRGLTGALETGLMGIRRGQLQLDSAAGTFDTVAATIEDVLKNGKGTFSWRGLVSDKPLTDSDKRAFIEAKPVLDFAALEPGKDATDAIRQAAVDLNIAGEYGARVRLTGPVPIANEEFSTVQDGAVLNGVVTVLLVLGILWLALHSAKIIGAVFVNLFVGLAITTALGLMMVGSLNLLSIAFAVLFVGLGVDFGIQFSVRYRSERYKKDDLRGALASAANYCAVPLSLAAFATAAGFLSFLPTDYKGVSELGKIAGLGMMIAFITSITMLPALLDLLNPAGEKEPVGYAFLAPVDRFLEEKRYWIIGGTLAVTLAGLPLLAHLRFDFNPINLRNPHVESIATFLDLRRDPNTGANAVNVMAPNEAGAKQVEERLSKLPEVARTISLDSFVPQDQPAKLAAIQAGAKVLEPALNPESVDQAPTDAENVTALKDSAASLRKLAGNQTGPGAVAARRLADALAKTADASEAVRNQVQATFVVPLKIALAQLRNLMQAAPVTLDNLPPQLVNSWKTKDGQIRVEAQPSGDPNDNDTLRKFADAVLKSEPLAVGGPVSILKSGDTIVTAFIHAGFWALITISLLLWLALRRFVDVLLTIVPLLVAGAVTLEICVLIGLPLNFANIIALPLLLGVGVAFKIYYVVAWRAGHKNLLQSSLTRAIFFSALATATAFGSLWLSNHPGTASMGKLLAMSFVVTLAAVLLFQPALMGKPREIDR
- a CDS encoding phosphorylase, with amino-acid sequence MMSADPRPVLIVTGLVQEAKIAAGPGMTVICSSSDPVQLRSLLADIDPLSVRGVISFGVAGGLDPALTTGTVVLATEVVAAGQVWPASEQLSAELLAGSGVGNQKVVRGGLVGVEKVVTGQAGKAALRSEFGASAVDMESHIAAEFAALAGLPFAALRVVSDPATRALPEIATTAIKPNGDVDLRKVLRGIARNPLVIRALVSTGRDFNRALRSLKDCRSYLLSRIGLAAEA
- the hpnH gene encoding adenosyl-hopene transferase HpnH: MAIPFFKEIKIGGYLMKQKLLGRKRYPLVLMLEPLFRCNLACVGCGKIDYPNAILNRRMSAQECWEAAEECGAPMVAIPGGEPLIHKEIGEIVRGLVERKKFVSLCTNALLLEKKLDLFEPSPYLFFSVHLDGLKDHHDKAVSQEGVFDKAVSAIKAAKARGFTVNVNATIFDGHSAEEIAKFLDFTVELGVGVSMSPGYAYERAPDQEHFLNRKKTKKLFRDVFALGKGKKWNFMHSGLFLDFLAGNQEYECKPWGMPARNIFGWQKPCYLLGEGYTKTFKELMDTTDWDTYGTGKYEKCADCMAHCGYEPTAADAALTNPLKAMWVALRGVKTEGPMAPEIDLSKQRPAQYVFSSEVQKRLSDIRKEEAEAAAAKAAAKAEAASASTAA
- the ispH gene encoding 4-hydroxy-3-methylbut-2-enyl diphosphate reductase, with the translated sequence MEIYLAQPRGFCAGVVRAIEIVERALERYGAPVYVRHEIVHNRHVVETLKSKGAIFVEELSEVPDHAMTVFSAHGVARTVEEEAEARGLPVLDATCPLVAKVHNQGKRYVAKGRTVILIGHAGHPEVDGTIGQVPGPIHIVQSIADVAALTIPVDEPVAYITQTTLSVDDTRDIISALQAKFSDIQGPDTRDICYATQNRQSAVRDLSRLVDVILVVGAANSSNSNRLREIGTEVGVASYLIADGSELNPEWLRGARTVGITAGASAPEVLVDDVIETLRRIGPVSVSVLPGREETIEFRLPAELTAV
- the hpnE gene encoding hydroxysqualene dehydroxylase HpnE, with protein sequence MSKTAHIIGAGVSGLAAAVSLSNAGYQVHVHEATQQAGGRCRSYFDAQTGLTIDNGNHLVLSGNSHVLNYAKSIGTEAGLVGPARALFAFADLTSGKRWQLDLGDGRIPTWLFDASRRVPDTSVGDYFALTPLLWAGNDKLVGDTIKCEGVLYDRLVQPLLLAALNVDPPEGSAGLAGAIVRETLLAGGQACRPLIARSGLSDVLVEPAVEMLRKKGAGVHFGHELRGYTMAGERVSELKFGEGDVIALGAEDVVIMAVPAWSAKNLLPGVKTPTEMRAIVNAHFAYVPPPGQAPLVGVVGGIVEWLFAFDNRFSITISNGDRFVNLPREQFAQQIWDEICQVSNIKAPLPKWQIVRERRATFAATPAQNALRAGTRTEFKNLFLAGDWTDTGLPATIEGSIRSGDRAADMALGKI
- the shc gene encoding squalene--hopene cyclase — translated: MASTTSELTIDRAKLEGSIASAKKSLLDFQQSDGHWVFELEADATIPAEYVLMRHFLAEPVDAELEAKIANYLRRIQGAHGGWPLVHDGPFDMSATVKAYFALKMIGDDIDAPHMKRAREAALERGGAINANVFTRFLLSMFGVTTWRSVPVLPVEIMHLPAWFPFHLNKMSYWARTTVVTLIVLAAKKARAKNPKGVGIDELFLQDPRTIGTLARAPHQNRGWFAFFTAIDKLLRAAEPYFPKKFRQSAIDKAVAFFEERLNGEDGIGAIFPPMANAVMVYDVLGYPEDYPPRAVQRRGIDKLLVIHEHEAYCQPCVSPVWDTALTAHAMLETGGEDTFAQAKRGLDWLVPRQELEVKGDWADKRPDLRPGGWAFQYNNAHYPDLDDTAVVMMAMDRARRQTGTKDYDQAIDRGKEWILGMQSSDGGFAAFDVDNHYHYLNNIPFSDHGALLDPPTEDVTARCVSMLAQLGDTVESSKPLADAVAYLRRTQLAEGSWYGRWGLNYIYGTWSVLCALNMAGVNHQDPAMRKAVAWLYSIQNEDGGWGEDAVSYRLDYKGFEGAPSTASQSAWALLALMAAGEADNPAVERGMRYLMATQNEKGLWDEARYTATGFPRVFYLRYHGYSKFFPLWALARFRNLQSTNSRTVGVGM
- the hpnD gene encoding presqualene diphosphate synthase HpnD → MNQMNTQTETSEAQGVAAGSSFYAAMRILPREQRDAMFQIYSFCRQVDDIADSHEPRELRLSQMQQWREDIEALYAGNPPPRVRDYVEPIKRFGMLKEDYLAVIDGMEMDIPADIRAPDEATFDLYCDRVASAVGRLSVKVFGMPDEDGVLLAHHLGRALQITNILRDIDEDAALGRLYLPRELLYHAGITSSDPQVVIKEKALPKVAAPLVRRAQEHFKKSDEIMARNRRRAVRAPRIMSKYYHAILELLVKRGFALPRDPVRLGKASKIAILLRYAII
- a CDS encoding cysteine rich repeat-containing protein, with product MRKILLALTVIAASASTGALAQQTQGRSGTEAEQKACTRDVQKLCRNVMDQGDLVILSCLKENRPKISKACNDVLVSHGQ